The following coding sequences are from one Bradyrhizobium sp. 200 window:
- a CDS encoding DUF1488 domain-containing protein, protein MGIEYASVQVVRKPARAWFAGENLIGAKSMIEFPNHSRSYDQTRRAVRFWGHDSALEATFFIDEGALRRIQPDTRADESGFLNAFDGNRDMICAAAAKVYVRGSRGSYDLVAANF, encoded by the coding sequence ATGGGCATCGAGTATGCCTCGGTGCAAGTCGTGCGAAAGCCGGCACGCGCGTGGTTCGCCGGCGAGAACCTGATCGGCGCCAAATCCATGATTGAGTTTCCAAATCATAGCCGTTCATATGACCAAACCCGGCGAGCCGTGCGGTTCTGGGGGCACGACAGCGCGCTGGAAGCGACATTCTTCATAGACGAGGGCGCATTGAGGCGAATTCAACCGGATACCCGCGCCGACGAGTCCGGTTTCCTGAACGCGTTCGATGGTAACCGTGATATGATATGCGCGGCGGCTGCGAAGGTTTACGTCCGTGGAAGCCGGGGCTCCTACGATCTGGTCGCCGCAAATTTTTGA
- a CDS encoding response regulator — translation MTLDRSRIPAVVLIVEDEMVLRMRVVDMVEDAGYTPLEALDAAEAVAILESRSDVALMCTDIQMPGQMDGMGLAHAVHERWPTIGIIVVSGQLNLPHLDLPPRSRFFGKPLNAGEVIAEMRDMIGHA, via the coding sequence ATGACACTTGATCGTTCACGCATTCCGGCTGTCGTTCTCATTGTCGAGGACGAGATGGTGCTGCGCATGCGTGTGGTCGACATGGTGGAAGACGCCGGATACACGCCGCTTGAGGCGCTGGATGCCGCCGAAGCCGTCGCCATCCTGGAATCCCGATCCGACGTCGCGCTGATGTGCACCGATATCCAGATGCCTGGCCAAATGGACGGCATGGGACTTGCCCATGCTGTGCATGAGCGTTGGCCGACAATTGGGATCATCGTGGTATCGGGGCAATTGAACCTGCCGCACCTCGACCTGCCACCCCGCAGCAGGTTTTTCGGCAAGCCACTCAATGCCGGGGAAGTGATCGCCGAAATGCGCGACATGATCGGCCACGCCTGA